The Campylobacter concisus genome has a window encoding:
- a CDS encoding sugar transporter, with protein sequence MINIHKIAYLRVIALAFAAFIFNTTEFVPVPLLSDIAKDFGMSTADTGLIITIYAWSVTILSLPFMLLTANLERRSLLLKVFIIFVASHALCAVAWNFTVLVIARVLIAISHAIFWSITASLAVRVAPINKSSQALGLLALGTSMAMILGLPLGRILGDSLGWRVTFGLIGIFAVGVGAWLYKILPLLPSKNSGSLKSLPGLARNGFLMVVFLLTAIVISAHFSTYSYIEPFAKDISGFDGKFITIFLLLFGVAGIVASALFSKFYKLIPNAFTAISIAIILACLIALNLIATNETFMLVLAFIWGLGIAGINMSFQIKVLSLASNATDAAMAIYSAIYNIGIGAGALIGHQTIVRLGEQNIGNVGSFFAVVGLVIFFVAAVKFKKAN encoded by the coding sequence TTGATAAATATTCATAAAATAGCCTATCTAAGGGTTATCGCGCTAGCTTTTGCAGCTTTTATATTTAATACAACTGAGTTCGTGCCGGTGCCGCTTTTAAGCGATATAGCAAAGGATTTTGGCATGAGTACGGCTGATACGGGGCTCATCATCACGATATATGCGTGGAGTGTGACGATACTCTCGCTACCTTTTATGTTGCTAACTGCAAATTTAGAGCGAAGGTCGCTACTTTTAAAGGTTTTTATCATTTTTGTCGCTTCTCACGCACTTTGCGCAGTCGCTTGGAATTTTACTGTTTTAGTCATAGCTCGCGTGCTAATAGCCATCTCACACGCCATATTTTGGTCGATCACCGCCTCGCTTGCTGTTAGAGTTGCGCCTATCAATAAAAGCTCGCAAGCTCTAGGACTTTTAGCACTTGGCACATCGATGGCGATGATACTTGGCTTGCCACTTGGCAGGATTTTAGGCGATAGCTTGGGCTGGCGTGTCACATTTGGGCTTATAGGAATTTTTGCTGTGGGCGTTGGCGCTTGGCTATATAAAATTTTGCCACTTTTACCTAGCAAAAACTCAGGCTCGCTAAAGAGCTTACCTGGTCTTGCAAGAAATGGCTTTTTGATGGTGGTATTTTTGCTAACTGCTATCGTTATCAGCGCGCATTTTAGCACTTATAGCTACATTGAACCATTTGCTAAAGATATAAGCGGTTTTGATGGTAAATTTATAACTATATTTTTGCTTTTATTTGGCGTCGCTGGTATCGTAGCAAGCGCGCTTTTCTCTAAATTTTATAAGCTCATACCAAATGCCTTTACAGCTATCTCAATAGCGATCATTTTAGCCTGCTTGATTGCGCTAAATTTGATCGCTACAAATGAGACTTTTATGCTTGTGCTTGCCTTTATCTGGGGGCTTGGCATAGCTGGGATAAATATGAGCTTTCAGATAAAGGTGCTAAGCTTAGCCTCAAATGCCACGGACGCTGCGATGGCGATATACTCAGCTATTTACAATATCGGCATAGGAGCTGGCGCACTCATAGGACATCAGACGATAGTTCGCCTTGGAGAGCAAAATATCGGCAACGTTGGTAGCTTTTTTGCAGTGGTTGGGCTTGTCATCTTTTTCGTTGCGGCGGTTAAATTTAAAAAGGCTAATTAA
- a CDS encoding UDP-N-acetylmuramate--alanine ligase, whose translation MKFGFLSDIGEITPSIFAKLDKLSRAKIFIALYNVGVESELKIPLSYAKFLNFKDIFEARINFLLRDKFLNFKPVDSFCIPSNVVINAYLKNDFKGLKFVAKEPKMAAAKMIKMLYRSGEFEFFIDAAQMFCQFVYDKIRLRHQDKEVVLNGGVISVKKDGKNLLSVMPSFKRVSFDDMRNLNDDIDRAVCALGRECEMVYIVCPRNEEFRRHVEVRHCFARGCIKLVPYTIISKIF comes from the coding sequence ATGAAGTTCGGGTTTTTATCAGATATTGGCGAAATAACTCCAAGTATTTTTGCAAAGCTTGACAAGCTTTCGCGTGCGAAAATTTTCATCGCACTTTATAATGTTGGCGTTGAAAGCGAGCTAAAGATCCCGCTTTCATACGCTAAATTTCTAAATTTCAAAGATATTTTTGAGGCTAGGATAAATTTCTTACTGCGTGATAAATTTTTAAATTTCAAACCAGTTGATAGCTTTTGCATACCTTCAAACGTCGTTATAAATGCTTATTTGAAAAATGATTTTAAAGGGTTGAAATTTGTAGCAAAAGAGCCAAAGATGGCAGCTGCAAAGATGATAAAGATGCTTTATAGAAGCGGAGAATTTGAGTTTTTCATTGACGCAGCGCAGATGTTTTGCCAGTTTGTTTATGATAAAATACGCCTCCGCCATCAGGACAAAGAGGTCGTGCTAAATGGCGGCGTCATCTCGGTCAAAAAAGATGGCAAAAATTTACTCAGCGTCATGCCAAGCTTTAAAAGGGTGAGCTTTGATGATATGAGAAATTTAAACGACGATATAGATAGGGCCGTTTGCGCGCTTGGTCGCGAGTGTGAGATGGTTTATATCGTTTGTCCTAGAAATGAGGAATTTAGGCGGCACGTTGAGGTTAGGCACTGCTTTGCAAGAGGGTGCATAAAGCTCGTGCCTTATACGATTATTAGTAAAATTTTTTAA
- a CDS encoding amino acid ABC transporter substrate-binding protein, producing MKFKKVLFAFILGAFAVLANASTLKPGVLTVATEGTYAPFSYYNDKNELVGYDVDIAKAVAKKLNLKIDFLTAPWDAMLAAFDSGKADAVFNQVSITDERKKKYEFSEPYTVTYGAIIVEKDNNSIKSFNDLKGKKNADSATSNWAKVAASYGAQNVTVDSFAKSMELLIAGRVDTVIRTNVVFYDFLKERPNAPVKIATTGTDKDYAGVAIQKGNTELKEQINKALGELSKEGKLKEISLKYFGIDVSK from the coding sequence ATGAAATTTAAAAAGGTATTATTTGCATTTATTTTAGGTGCATTTGCAGTTTTAGCAAATGCCAGCACACTAAAACCTGGCGTTTTGACCGTCGCTACTGAGGGAACATATGCGCCATTTAGCTACTATAACGACAAAAATGAGCTTGTCGGATATGACGTAGATATCGCAAAAGCTGTAGCAAAGAAGTTAAATTTAAAGATAGACTTTCTAACTGCGCCGTGGGATGCGATGCTAGCTGCATTTGACTCTGGCAAAGCAGATGCTGTGTTTAATCAAGTGAGTATCACTGACGAGAGAAAGAAAAAGTATGAATTTTCAGAGCCATACACCGTTACATATGGCGCGATAATTGTCGAAAAAGATAACAACTCTATAAAGTCGTTTAACGATCTAAAAGGCAAGAAAAATGCCGACTCCGCCACAAGCAACTGGGCAAAAGTCGCAGCAAGCTACGGTGCTCAAAATGTCACAGTTGACAGCTTTGCAAAAAGTATGGAATTGCTAATAGCAGGTCGCGTGGATACAGTTATAAGAACAAATGTAGTATTTTACGACTTTTTAAAAGAACGCCCGAACGCCCCTGTAAAGATAGCCACAACTGGTACTGACAAAGACTACGCGGGAGTTGCTATACAAAAGGGTAATACCGAGCTTAAAGAACAGATAAATAAAGCGTTAGGCGAGCTTTCAAAAGAAGGAAAATTAAAAGAAATATCTCTAAAATATTTTGGTATAGATGTATCAAAATAG
- the nifJ gene encoding pyruvate:ferredoxin (flavodoxin) oxidoreductase — translation MSKIMKTMDGNEAAAYASYAFTEVAGIYPITPSSPMADYTDLWAAQGKKNLFGMPVKVVEMQSEGGAAGTVHGSLQVGALTTTYTASQGLLLKIPNMYKIAGQLLPGVIHVSARSLAAQALSIFGDHQDIYACRQTGFAMLASGSVQEVMDIAGVAHLAAIKGRVPFLHFFDGFRTSHEIQKVEVLDYAHFDRLLDREALQKFRDNALNPESPKTRGTAQNDDIYFQTRELSNRFYDAVPDIVANYLAEISKITGRDYKLFNYYGDPEATRVIVAMGSVTQTLEEVVDYLNAKGEKVGIIKVHLYRPFSIKYLFDVMPKSVKKIAVLDRTKEPGSLGEPLYLDIKAAFYGQKDAPVIVGGRYGLSSKDVDPAQMLAVFENLNQSEPKDGFTVGIVDDVTFTSLPTGEKISLSDESVKECLFYGLGADGTVGANKNSIKIIGDKTDLYAQAYFAYDSKKSGGYTRSHLRFGKKPIRSTYLVSNPHFVACSVAAYLEIYDVIDGIRENGTFLLNSIWDAEQTIAKLPNKVKKILASKNINFYIINATKLAHDIGLKNRTNTIMQSAFFKLANIIPFEDAQKYMKEYAHKAYAKKGEAIVQMNYNAIDVGANGLIKVPVDPAWANLADDEQKDEKYIGNSFIENVVKPINAARGDSLPVSAFIGYEDGHFEAGTTAYEKRGVGVMVPKWIEQNCIQCNQCAFVCPHAVIRPFLIDENELSAAPDGVKEHNLEAKGKEVKGLKYKIQVSPLDCTGCELCAQNCPSKEKSLVMVPLEEELGKNEQENADYLFKKVAYKDDLMNKESVKGVGFAKPLFEFHGACPGCGETPYITLITRLFGERMIVANATGCSSIYGGSAPSTPYTTNDEGKGVAWANSLFEDNAEFGMGMNVAMETMRHRIEDIMRNNIDSVPNALSALYNDWINFKNDGEKTQEITKNLLPILEQNLSAPGVKEILELKKFLVKKSQWIIGGDGWAYDIGFGGLDHVLASGENVNVLVLDTEVYSNTGGQSSKSSRAGSIAQFTASGKPAQKKDLGYIAMTYGNIFVAQINSNASQANVIKAIAAAEAYDGPSLIIAYSPCIAHGIKGGLSQSGGQGELATKCGYWPTYLYDPRLLKEGQNPLKITSKEPDWSLYEEFLLNEVRYNSLKKTNPEHADELLAKNKADAQRRYRQLKRLSLADFSDEIN, via the coding sequence ATGTCAAAAATAATGAAAACTATGGATGGAAACGAGGCCGCAGCTTACGCGTCATACGCATTTACCGAAGTAGCTGGAATTTACCCTATCACTCCTAGCTCGCCTATGGCTGACTACACTGACCTTTGGGCAGCGCAGGGCAAGAAAAATTTATTTGGTATGCCAGTAAAAGTGGTCGAAATGCAAAGCGAAGGCGGCGCAGCTGGCACGGTGCATGGCTCGCTACAAGTTGGTGCGCTAACTACGACCTACACAGCTTCTCAAGGCCTACTTTTAAAAATCCCAAATATGTATAAGATCGCAGGCCAGCTCCTCCCTGGCGTCATCCACGTCTCAGCTCGCTCTCTAGCAGCGCAGGCTCTTTCAATATTTGGCGACCACCAAGACATCTATGCCTGTCGTCAAACTGGCTTTGCTATGCTAGCAAGCGGCTCAGTGCAAGAGGTGATGGATATCGCTGGCGTGGCGCATTTAGCAGCGATTAAGGGCAGAGTGCCATTTTTACACTTCTTTGACGGCTTTAGAACGAGCCATGAAATTCAAAAGGTCGAGGTGCTTGACTACGCGCACTTTGATAGACTGCTAGACCGCGAAGCGTTGCAGAAATTTAGAGACAATGCACTAAATCCAGAGAGCCCAAAAACTCGTGGCACAGCGCAAAATGACGATATATATTTTCAAACACGAGAGCTAAGCAACCGCTTCTATGACGCAGTGCCAGATATCGTAGCAAACTACCTAGCTGAAATTTCAAAGATCACTGGCCGTGACTACAAGCTGTTTAACTACTACGGCGACCCGGAAGCGACACGCGTCATCGTGGCTATGGGCTCAGTGACGCAAACTCTTGAAGAGGTCGTGGACTATCTAAACGCAAAAGGCGAAAAGGTGGGCATTATCAAGGTGCATTTGTACCGCCCATTTAGCATAAAGTACCTATTTGACGTGATGCCAAAGAGCGTGAAAAAAATAGCCGTCCTTGACCGCACAAAAGAGCCTGGCAGCCTTGGCGAGCCACTATATCTTGATATAAAAGCAGCGTTTTACGGCCAAAAGGACGCACCAGTCATAGTTGGCGGCAGATACGGCCTAAGCTCAAAGGACGTCGATCCTGCGCAAATGCTAGCTGTATTTGAAAATTTAAACCAAAGCGAGCCAAAAGACGGCTTTACGGTGGGTATCGTCGATGACGTAACCTTTACGTCGCTGCCAACTGGAGAGAAAATTTCACTAAGCGACGAGAGCGTTAAAGAGTGCTTATTTTACGGCCTTGGCGCTGATGGCACCGTGGGCGCAAACAAAAACTCGATAAAGATCATCGGCGATAAAACCGACCTTTACGCGCAGGCATATTTTGCCTATGATAGTAAAAAATCGGGCGGTTACACGCGCTCGCACCTTCGCTTTGGCAAAAAGCCGATCCGCTCGACCTATCTCGTCTCAAACCCGCACTTTGTAGCCTGCTCAGTCGCAGCATATCTTGAAATTTATGATGTCATTGACGGCATCAGAGAAAACGGCACATTTTTACTAAACTCTATCTGGGACGCAGAGCAGACGATCGCCAAACTGCCAAATAAAGTTAAGAAAATTTTAGCTAGCAAAAATATAAATTTCTACATCATAAACGCAACAAAGCTAGCACACGACATCGGCCTTAAAAACCGCACAAACACCATAATGCAGTCGGCATTTTTCAAGCTTGCCAACATCATACCATTTGAAGATGCGCAAAAATATATGAAAGAGTACGCGCACAAAGCCTACGCTAAAAAAGGCGAGGCGATCGTGCAGATGAACTACAACGCTATCGACGTTGGTGCAAATGGGCTCATAAAAGTGCCAGTCGATCCTGCGTGGGCAAATTTAGCAGATGATGAACAAAAAGATGAAAAATATATCGGCAACAGCTTCATCGAAAACGTCGTAAAACCGATAAATGCGGCTCGCGGTGACAGCCTACCAGTCTCAGCTTTCATAGGCTACGAAGACGGCCACTTTGAAGCTGGCACGACGGCTTACGAGAAGCGCGGCGTTGGCGTCATGGTGCCAAAATGGATCGAGCAAAACTGCATCCAGTGCAACCAGTGCGCATTTGTCTGCCCACACGCTGTCATCAGGCCATTTTTGATAGACGAAAACGAGCTTAGCGCAGCCCCAGATGGCGTAAAAGAGCACAACCTAGAGGCCAAAGGCAAAGAGGTCAAGGGACTAAAATATAAAATCCAAGTAAGCCCGCTAGACTGCACCGGCTGCGAGCTATGCGCGCAAAACTGCCCAAGCAAAGAAAAATCGCTCGTCATGGTGCCGCTTGAAGAAGAGCTAGGCAAAAACGAGCAAGAAAACGCTGATTATCTATTTAAAAAGGTCGCTTACAAAGACGATCTAATGAACAAAGAGAGCGTTAAAGGCGTTGGCTTTGCTAAGCCGCTCTTTGAATTCCACGGCGCTTGCCCGGGATGTGGCGAAACTCCGTATATCACGCTTATAACAAGGCTCTTTGGCGAGCGCATGATCGTGGCAAACGCGACTGGTTGTAGCTCGATATATGGCGGCTCAGCCCCATCTACTCCATACACCACAAATGACGAAGGCAAGGGCGTTGCTTGGGCAAATTCGCTATTTGAAGATAACGCAGAGTTTGGCATGGGTATGAACGTAGCGATGGAGACCATGCGCCACCGCATCGAAGATATAATGAGAAATAACATAGATAGCGTGCCAAACGCACTTTCAGCGCTTTACAACGACTGGATAAATTTCAAAAATGACGGCGAAAAAACGCAAGAGATCACGAAAAATTTATTGCCTATTTTAGAGCAAAATTTAAGCGCACCAGGCGTTAAAGAAATTTTAGAGCTTAAGAAATTTCTCGTCAAGAAGTCGCAATGGATTATCGGTGGCGACGGCTGGGCGTATGACATCGGCTTTGGCGGACTTGACCACGTGCTAGCAAGCGGTGAGAACGTAAATGTGCTAGTGCTTGACACCGAAGTTTATTCAAACACTGGCGGTCAAAGCTCAAAATCAAGCCGCGCAGGCTCGATAGCGCAATTTACGGCTAGTGGCAAGCCAGCTCAGAAAAAGGACCTTGGCTACATCGCGATGACTTACGGTAACATTTTCGTAGCGCAGATCAACTCAAACGCGAGCCAAGCAAACGTGATAAAAGCGATCGCAGCGGCCGAAGCGTATGATGGCCCAAGTCTCATCATCGCCTACTCTCCGTGCATCGCTCACGGCATCAAAGGCGGCTTATCGCAGTCAGGCGGCCAAGGCGAGCTCGCCACAAAATGCGGATACTGGCCGACATATCTATACGATCCGCGCCTTTTAAAAGAGGGACAAAATCCGCTCAAAATCACCTCAAAAGAGCCTGACTGGTCGCTTTATGAAGAGTTTTTGCTAAACGAAGTTCGCTACAACTCGCTTAAGAAGACCAACCCTGAGCACGCAGACGAGTTACTAGCTAAAAACAAAGCTGACGCACAAAGACGCTACCGCCAGCTAAAACGCCTAAGCCTAGCAGACTTTAGCGACGAAATCAATTAA
- a CDS encoding acyl-[ACP]--phospholipid O-acyltransferase produces the protein MRNLLKVTGFLPYLAIAFLNASVDLAHKITIQNVLLKTYSGDTLFILTAVINAMILLPFIFLFSPSSFINDKFAKTKVIRICAVFGVVISVAVLISYLLGAFGVAFALTLILAAQSAIYSPAKYGIIKALVGTERLGTANGVIQALTIVAILVSSFLFSFIFENLYIQGENSEEILKSVYPIGIFLVVFSALEAFFAYKLPYISETNEQSGEFELKKYISLSYLRENLKEVRSDKNIWLSIAGLSIFWGISQIIIAAFPAHYKAVFNDDSSLAVQAILAVSAIGIAFGSYVAGSMSKLHIELGIVPMGAIGIFFSLLFFAFGSSIGVVSLSSFAFGFFGGIFIVPLNAMIQYFAPQKSTGKIMAANNFLQNVSMLLFLAIGIGLVYFEISTTGLFVFTALVCLLGSFYAILQLPHLFTRLLLLPFLKTKYRFFVEGLQNLPQSGGALLLGNHISWIDWLVLQAASPRGIRFVMYRTIYNKWYLKQIFKFFKVIPIGAGASKESIELVRECLKNGEVVALFPEGHISYNGQINEFQKGFELIIRDLEEICIVPFYLRGLWGSSFSRASKFYKDLTSKNGRRDIIVAFGKPITTFINAAKMKQKVLELSFSSWESFISRQKPLTSEWLNNAKEDKFKECVSDSTGLNLSNLKFITAVLVFIKIFKRELKDEKNIGILLPSSSIAAIVNMALLAMGKVSVNLNYTLNETSLNHALRKANINTVITSSKFLEKLALKGFDLKDAMSGKAKFAEDLSASVSKKEKFLALLTAFFAPTWLIKLCYFKRVSLEDTATILFSSGSEGEPKGIELSHKNLLANIKQISELLNFKKDDVILNSLPVFHSFGLTVTTLMPLCEGIKMVSVPDPTDGATIGKMAARHSASIIFGTSTFFRLYTRNKKLHPLMFQSARMVVAGAEKLKPEIKDEFRLKFGIEIYEGYGATETAPVAAVNMPNILEKESLKELTFNRPGSVGMPLPGTIIKIIDPETLEELETGTDGLIVIGGSQVMKGYLNDEAKTSEVITHIDGVRYYKTGDKGHIDENGFVFIVDRYSRFAKIGGEMISLGSVEEELAKVLGGDVVFSSANVPDSKKGEAIALLVKSGTEPENIEQILKESNLAPIMTPSYIFIVDDIPTLASGKVDFKGVKALAVSLLAE, from the coding sequence ATGAGGAATTTACTAAAAGTCACTGGCTTTTTGCCCTACCTTGCGATCGCATTTTTAAACGCAAGTGTCGATCTAGCGCACAAAATAACCATCCAAAACGTCCTTTTAAAGACCTACTCAGGCGATACGCTTTTTATCCTAACAGCCGTTATAAATGCGATGATCTTGCTTCCATTTATATTTTTATTTTCGCCTTCAAGCTTTATAAATGACAAATTTGCAAAGACAAAGGTTATTAGAATTTGCGCCGTCTTTGGCGTTGTTATCAGCGTTGCGGTGCTTATTAGCTACCTTTTGGGTGCTTTTGGTGTGGCATTTGCGCTCACACTCATACTTGCCGCTCAAAGTGCGATCTACTCGCCTGCAAAATACGGCATCATCAAAGCACTTGTCGGTACTGAGCGACTTGGCACAGCAAACGGCGTCATCCAAGCGCTAACCATCGTAGCGATACTTGTTAGCTCATTTTTATTTTCATTTATATTTGAAAATTTATACATCCAAGGCGAAAACTCAGAAGAAATTTTAAAAAGCGTCTATCCTATCGGCATCTTTTTAGTCGTATTTAGCGCACTTGAAGCATTTTTTGCCTACAAGCTACCTTATATCAGCGAAACGAACGAACAAAGCGGAGAATTTGAGCTTAAAAAATACATCAGCCTTAGCTACTTGAGAGAAAATTTAAAAGAGGTAAGATCAGATAAAAATATCTGGCTAAGCATCGCAGGTCTTAGCATATTTTGGGGCATCTCTCAGATCATCATCGCAGCCTTCCCAGCTCACTACAAGGCAGTTTTTAATGACGATAGTTCGCTAGCGGTGCAAGCTATCCTTGCAGTAAGCGCCATAGGCATCGCATTTGGCTCATACGTGGCTGGCTCTATGTCAAAGCTACACATCGAGCTTGGCATTGTGCCGATGGGCGCTATTGGTATATTTTTCTCGCTTTTATTTTTCGCATTTGGCTCAAGCATCGGCGTAGTGAGCCTTAGTTCATTTGCATTTGGCTTTTTTGGAGGCATATTTATAGTGCCACTAAATGCGATGATCCAGTACTTTGCCCCACAAAAGAGCACCGGCAAGATAATGGCGGCAAACAACTTCTTGCAAAACGTCTCAATGCTGCTATTTCTAGCCATTGGCATAGGCTTAGTATATTTTGAAATTTCAACCACTGGCCTCTTTGTCTTTACAGCGCTTGTTTGCTTGCTCGGCAGTTTTTACGCTATTTTGCAGCTTCCACACCTTTTTACAAGGCTGCTTTTGTTGCCATTTTTAAAGACAAAGTACCGCTTTTTTGTTGAAGGACTTCAAAATTTACCGCAAAGTGGCGGCGCGCTACTTCTTGGCAATCACATCAGCTGGATCGACTGGCTCGTACTTCAAGCTGCAAGCCCAAGGGGCATAAGATTTGTCATGTATAGAACGATCTATAACAAATGGTATCTAAAGCAAATTTTTAAATTTTTTAAAGTGATCCCGATAGGCGCAGGCGCTAGCAAAGAGTCGATCGAGCTAGTTAGAGAGTGCCTAAAAAATGGCGAAGTGGTCGCACTTTTCCCAGAGGGTCACATCAGCTACAACGGCCAGATAAATGAATTTCAAAAGGGCTTTGAGCTTATCATCAGAGATCTAGAAGAAATTTGCATCGTGCCATTTTACCTTCGTGGCCTTTGGGGTTCGAGCTTTTCAAGGGCTAGTAAATTTTACAAAGACCTCACTTCTAAAAACGGCAGACGCGACATCATCGTCGCCTTTGGCAAACCAATAACTACATTTATAAACGCTGCAAAGATGAAGCAAAAGGTGCTTGAGCTTAGCTTTTCATCGTGGGAGAGCTTTATCTCAAGACAAAAACCACTAACGAGCGAATGGCTAAATAACGCAAAAGAGGATAAATTTAAAGAGTGCGTGAGCGACAGCACTGGGCTAAATTTAAGCAATTTGAAATTTATAACCGCCGTTTTAGTCTTTATCAAAATTTTCAAACGAGAGCTAAAAGATGAGAAAAATATAGGCATTTTACTACCTAGCTCAAGCATCGCAGCAATAGTAAATATGGCACTTCTTGCCATGGGCAAAGTGAGCGTAAATTTAAACTATACGCTTAATGAGACCTCGCTAAATCACGCCCTAAGAAAAGCAAATATAAATACAGTCATCACCTCTAGCAAATTTCTTGAAAAGCTCGCACTTAAGGGCTTTGATCTAAAAGATGCGATGAGCGGTAAGGCTAAATTTGCAGAAGATCTCTCAGCCAGCGTCTCAAAAAAAGAGAAATTTTTAGCACTTTTAACTGCGTTTTTTGCTCCAACTTGGCTCATTAAGCTTTGCTATTTTAAGCGTGTAAGCTTAGAAGATACGGCTACCATTTTATTTAGTAGCGGCAGCGAGGGCGAGCCAAAAGGCATCGAGCTAAGCCATAAAAATTTACTTGCAAACATCAAGCAAATAAGCGAACTTCTAAATTTCAAAAAAGATGACGTGATCTTAAATTCACTCCCAGTATTTCACTCATTTGGCCTAACAGTCACCACACTTATGCCACTTTGCGAGGGCATAAAAATGGTAAGCGTGCCTGACCCAACAGACGGAGCAACTATCGGCAAAATGGCCGCAAGACATAGCGCCAGCATCATCTTTGGCACCTCGACCTTCTTTAGGCTCTACACCAGAAACAAAAAGCTTCATCCGTTGATGTTTCAAAGTGCCAGAATGGTCGTAGCTGGGGCTGAAAAGCTAAAACCAGAGATAAAAGACGAGTTTAGGCTCAAATTTGGCATAGAAATTTATGAAGGTTATGGCGCGACCGAAACGGCACCAGTAGCTGCAGTAAATATGCCAAATATCCTAGAAAAAGAGAGCCTAAAAGAGCTTACATTTAATAGACCTGGCAGCGTTGGCATGCCTCTACCTGGCACCATCATAAAAATAATCGACCCAGAGACGCTTGAAGAGCTAGAAACTGGCACAGACGGACTCATCGTCATCGGCGGCTCGCAGGTGATGAAGGGCTATCTAAACGACGAAGCCAAAACAAGCGAGGTCATCACGCACATTGACGGCGTTAGATACTATAAAACTGGCGATAAAGGCCACATCGATGAAAACGGCTTTGTGTTTATCGTAGATAGATACTCAAGATTTGCCAAGATAGGCGGCGAGATGATAAGCCTTGGAAGCGTCGAAGAAGAGCTTGCAAAGGTGCTTGGGGGCGACGTTGTCTTTAGTAGCGCAAACGTGCCAGATAGTAAAAAGGGCGAAGCGATCGCACTTTTAGTAAAAAGTGGCACAGAGCCTGAAAATATCGAGCAAATTTTAAAAGAGAGCAACCTAGCTCCGATCATGACACCAAGCTATATATTCATCGTTGATGATATCCCAACACTTGCAAGTGGCAAGGTTGATTTTAAGGGCGTTAAAGCTCTAGCGGTCTCACTTTTAGCGGAGTGA
- a CDS encoding DUF2325 domain-containing protein produces MSVLVIGADEITPIKAVLHDLGAEKIEHWDARNENRVNRKPIPQDTECVVMLTSFLNHNTMKTIKTQAKKRNIPIVCAKRSVSCVFCEYCKVFGLDKEFGCKE; encoded by the coding sequence ATGTCAGTTTTAGTTATCGGAGCAGATGAGATCACGCCTATTAAGGCTGTTTTGCATGATTTGGGAGCTGAAAAGATAGAGCACTGGGACGCTAGAAACGAAAACCGCGTAAATCGCAAGCCGATCCCGCAAGATACCGAGTGCGTGGTGATGCTAACTAGCTTTTTAAACCACAACACGATGAAGACTATTAAAACTCAAGCAAAAAAGAGAAATATCCCTATCGTTTGTGCAAAAAGAAGCGTTAGTTGCGTATTTTGCGAGTATTGTAAGGTCTTTGGCCTAGATAAGGAATTTGGATGCAAAGAATAA
- the fldA gene encoding flavodoxin FldA, whose amino-acid sequence MIGIVFGSSMGNTEDAAKLISEGLGLENELLNVSDVDGAKINSFDKLILGTSTWGSGDLQDDWDAFDFKALNLSGKTVAVFGMGDSESYSDEYCNGMAKLYDEVVKAGAKVVGEVSTDGYTFDGSDAVRNGKFVGLALDADNQSDKTEGRISAWIEQIKPYFA is encoded by the coding sequence ATGATAGGTATAGTTTTTGGAAGCAGCATGGGAAATACCGAAGATGCAGCAAAACTTATAAGCGAGGGTTTGGGGCTTGAAAACGAGCTTTTAAACGTCTCTGATGTGGATGGGGCAAAGATAAATAGCTTTGATAAGCTCATCCTTGGCACATCGACCTGGGGTAGTGGCGACTTGCAAGACGACTGGGACGCGTTTGACTTTAAAGCGTTAAATTTAAGTGGCAAAACGGTCGCTGTTTTTGGCATGGGTGATAGCGAGAGCTACTCAGATGAGTACTGTAACGGCATGGCAAAGCTTTATGATGAGGTCGTAAAAGCTGGCGCAAAGGTAGTGGGCGAGGTTAGCACTGATGGCTATACATTTGATGGCTCTGATGCCGTAAGAAATGGTAAATTTGTGGGTCTAGCGCTTGATGCTGATAACCAAAGTGACAAGACAGAGGGTAGAATTTCAGCTTGGATCGAGCAGATAAAACCATATTTTGCGTAA